The DNA window GAGAGATAAATGGACGAGAAACATATCTGTCCCCAATTTGCAAACGTTAAGAATGTATTTgcaattaaaatttatgaaaaatttatttgtcaattttaaaaaatcaggaatttgtttattattttttcaagaaattattttaaataaaacataacaaaagATAATTCAATTATGCATGTTAATATTTAATCAAGAAAATCTACAAAACATAATACCCACAGTACATCTAAATAGTTTTAGATAGGAGTTTGATTAGAAATAAATAACTGGATAAGGCTTTGATTTTTGTATTTCATGAATAATTTTGTTGACAACGTAatatttttatggatgattttatgaatttagttaaactaattatttcatgttagaaaattatgaaatttgttttaataataagaaaaaaaatttaaagcatTTTCATCTTGGATTAGCAAAATCCTAATTTTATTACTTACCtcaacaaaatttttcaataataataataataaaagaggtGCGGGTCGGTACATGTGCGTCACGTGCCAgtcaagaacaaaagaaaagaaaaggcaTAGATGCCATTTTGCGGTCAAAACCCAGAACCCTAAACCTAATACCGATCAAATCATCTGCCACTCTCTCTTTCCCCTCTTCCATTTCTTCAATGGCGGACTCTGTGATTTCGGTTCAATACCTCAAAGATTTCGTCTGTTCTCAAATCAACGACGATGAAAAGTGGGCTTTCAATAAGGTTATCATCTAATTCCATTCTACACCACTCGATTTGATTCATTATGCTCCGTTTTTCGATTGAAACAGTGAAtcgtttttcaaaatgtttgcatattttttgggtagctatgagaacCGTATGGTCCTTTTTTAATTATACCTAAACTGCGTGTAGAAAAGAGCTGAAAATTTGTTGTTTGTGATCTAAACCAATCGATGGCTCATGCTGTGTTTCATTATGAATCGGTGTTTTTTCTGCCTGGTTTATTAAGTGCTTCTGTTGTATAGTTTCAGCTCTTGATCaaaacttgaagatcactttcTGTTTGTTGCCGTTTTTCTTTGAATCTTATATTATAATCTTTTCAATTTGTTAATGTTTCTTTCTTTGCCTTGTTCTGATGCCGAATTTCTTTGTTACTTTGATGTTTTAAGAACATTTGATTAGCCATGGCATTGCCATTagtttcatattaaaaattggGTTTCCATGGTGTAAAAGGTTATTGGTTGTGGTATTCTTTAGTTTTGCTGTGAAGCTTTTATAATTGGCATAACTATTAGttaatatttgttatttgtCCAAGTTGCAGCATAGctaaaagaagaaatataaTGATCAGGTAGTAGTAAGTAGTAATGCTTGGTGAATAGAGAGTTTGCAATTACTAAGTTAGTGCTTTGTCGCATGTACCctgtgttctttattttagagGTACAAAAATGAACTTAAATTCGTTTGCGAGTACAAAATTTAGCTTAAAATTGTAGACAGTCTCACGTTCTTTCATTTCTGTCTCCTTTTCCAAACATGTTTATGTCCTAATATCTTTGTTGAATCTATCAGAAGACAAGATCCAAAAGCGATGAGGCATGACTTagatatttagatatttaaattttatgggGAATATTCAATGGTTATTTCGAGTTTACAGACATCGTCCTCCTAATTCATGTTGGTATCTTAATTTTCAACTTAGTTTTGAACGACAGCTGATTCTTTTTTGGTTTCCCTCTGCAGAAACTGCTGCGTGCTATGGGATTGTTTGCAGGATCAATAGTACTTATGAGAAATTATGGTGACCTTATGGCAatataagaaagaaaatgagttCTCTGTAATAAGCTGCTGCTATCTCTGGTCTCTGCTTAAACATTGAAAAGAGTAGTATTATTATCATTACGTAGGTTATCTCGCTGTAGTTTGAGAATGAGTATAATTAGTTTCAGGCATTTCATTAGCGATTTGATGCTAATGTAAGTGTACTTGCTCCTTTCTCCTTGTGCTCAAATATTTTGGATATGAAAGAACTATTTCTTGCATTCTGTGGTTTTTGGTGAACATCAAATTTGGATTAGATTGGATTCGATTAATTAACTTTTTCCATGAATCTAATACTTTGGTTTGTTTTGAGCCATATTAATGGGGAAATGAAAATGTTACTCCCAAATTGATAATGTcactcttttttaattttttttccttccaaaaatatccaatgcCCTTATGGATAtgacaaaaatatcaaaaaatattaatatgacaaataagaattaaagataattatagaagataaaaaaatatagtggataaaatattatattggtCTTCAATGTTTGGGTTAAATTCTGTTttggtttttaatattttaatcatcTTATTTTAatctcaaaaaatttaaaatgacattaatgtaatattattattaacccTTGCTTCAATAGGTAATGTACATGCCAGGCCAAAGGCTTTCTCACTCATTACTAGAGTGGAATCCATCCACAAACGAACAGCAAGGGTTAATAGTAGGACTACAttgatgtaatttttttgagattAAAATAGAACGATTAGAGATgcgttttttttaaattaaaatagaactaTTAAGGGTGCATTTGAATTTCAGTTTGTAAATGGGagttttctaaattttgtaaACTGAGTTTTGTTAAAATTGAGTTGATATCAACGTAATTTATATTTGACAATttgatatcaaaattaattatgacAAAACAAATATGTTACATAGAACTATATTTTGAATCATTACTcttcatttattttaatattttttctttttttac is part of the Arachis duranensis cultivar V14167 chromosome 1, aradu.V14167.gnm2.J7QH, whole genome shotgun sequence genome and encodes:
- the LOC107468658 gene encoding mitochondrial import receptor subunit TOM5 homolog translates to MADSVISVQYLKDFVCSQINDDEKWAFNKKLLRAMGLFAGSIVLMRNYGDLMAI